Genomic DNA from Hordeum vulgare subsp. vulgare chromosome 2H, MorexV3_pseudomolecules_assembly, whole genome shotgun sequence:
cacccaattcgggtcttgaaggacttcttcaaccttcataggctcaatgctagagataaataagtaatgctcacaaaagttagctaaacgagatttagagcgagtgattctcccgattTGTATGTCACCGATGATTTGATTCAGCAGATGATCCTCGtacactcttgctcgaactcgtgacaaccttttcttgttggatggtggagctgccTCATCATCTTATTCTTCATTGTCGTTGACGGTGTCATCtctttgaggtggtggtgaggaaggttgagctggatcttcatgatgtacttcttcctcttcttcatcacgcgtaccacttgtggatgcctccatgtcgttttgtggttcacCTTGACACAaattaggagcttccacttgagttgatgaagtgctctccttcacctccatgggactaaTCTTGctgataggtagatcttggatggcttccaaaggttccttatctcctacatccttTGACAATTGTTCGACTAACCATTAGGTTCATCAAACTTCACGTCTACCATCGCTTCAACTTTTCGACtgaagctgttgtagacacggtaaatgTGTCAGCTTGatctgtaaccaagtaggaaaccttcataagatttagtagCAAATTAAGaatgacgatgcttatcaagaatgtagcacttagagccgaatactcgaaactATCCAACTTGGGgggttgttaccggtgagtagctcgtatgccattttaccaagaagcttgtgtaagtagagttggTTAGTGGCGTGAAaagttgtttccacggcttctgtccaaaagtgtcttggcgtcttgtattcgtcaagcatcattctggccatctctatgagagttcagttcttcctctcaacaactccattttgttgaggagtgtacatcgccgagaactcatgtgagatacctactTCGTCAAGAAAGGTATCCACATTTTTGTTCTTGAACTTTGATCTGTTgtcgctccgaactttcttgatcttcgctTCAAACTATTTTTGAGCTTtctgagcgaagttcttgaagatcttttgtacctacgacttatcatcaagaatgaATACCCAAGTAAatttggaaaaatcatcaacaatgactaaaccataagaatttccactgagtctcatgtaagcgttgggaccaaagagatccatgtgtagcagctcgagtggccttcttgtagtcatgatgttcttcatgggatgacttccaccgacttgttttccttcttgacaagcactacaaagtctatctttgtcaaagataacatatttaacaccgagaatatgatcacctttgataagcctgtcaatattacgcataccaacacgtCCTagtcttctatgccataaccaacctttagaagattttacaataagacatgtacgaggtttggatttttagtgaagtcaacaatgtatagatctccTCTACGAAAATCAGTGAAGACAATGTTATGATTACCGCGGCGAAACACTTGGCAGTTAACTTACGTAAAcaacacattgaaaccaaagtatgctagtctagatacgaaaagaagattgtagccaagggattcaacaagcatggcattttgaatggaactatcatgagatatggccaccttaccgacaccaagtaccttacccttggagttctcaccaaaggtcacataccttcgtggtccatggtttggtgcgatctcatgaaacatgtctttatctccgatcatgtgatcggtgcatccactgtaaagtatccactcctttcctccggACATgcagtctctaaggttcgccataagactaaggttcctcatggtcttctcatacttgatgtcaaactcctcatcttcatcgtagtagccatgctccacattgtcatcgtcaaatgAAGTTTCCTCGTCATaagaatcaagagattcgttAGGATTTTGACCATcacaatgttcaagtttatgcatgtgaatggcttctaCAATGATGttattaatggtaatgacatctttagcacgcatgaggtcacagaGCTCAAATATACATTTATTAAAATTAGGATCATTGGGCTTCATTTTGTGTAAGGCAATGCATTTATtgaaaatgatatcaagatttttcaaggagtagtttggatatgttttgtccattttttccacaaagtataagcacactcaaaattctgcatttgattaagcacatttcttggtagtcctctaatgatgagatttacagttttaagattgccaatcatatcaagttcttcatcatgataaggatgtaagggatcaatgggaagCACAtatggatattcaacatacttgcacaaatggaattcatcaaatatatcaagcatttcatctttccattgtctatagtactccccattgagaataggcactctacaactaatattccccaaactaggcacatccatcttccttcaatggtgattaaaccaaagcCATGGAGACCAAAGCTGTGATACTAATTGTAGGAtcgctagaagggatgtctagaggggggggtgaatagactacttgcataaattaaaacctaTCCTTTTCCCAAATTTGACTGTTAGcatattttagcaattctaacaagtctagtgcaccctacacatgctattcaacatatatggcaccggaaagtaaagacattgcacatgtaagtaatgagtagagtttaggaagatcaagcaCAAAGATgaacacaacgatttttggcgtggttccgataggtggtgctaacgTACTTCCACATtactggagacttcaacccacgaagggtaacgactacgagagtccatggagggctccacccacaaggggtccatgaagaagcggccttgtctattccaccatggcttacgtccatgaaggactagcctcactcacggtagatcttcacaaactaggcgatctccttgcccgtacaaacttcttggttcaactccacaatatgaagtaggaggctcccaagtgacacctaaacaatctaggaggcaccaccctctaaaaggtaatagatgcggtagaatgacaaactccttcctcttgtgcttgaaaagatagtctcatcaacactcaatcactctctcacaaatttggcatgggtatgagagattgattttgtggaaagcaacttggggaggctagagataaagtttcaaatgaatggattggaatatattgatctcaacacgtgagtaggtagctctctctcagaaaaaatggatctagcaagtgtgcacgtgttctaagtgcttccactaggaatgagaggaggtgaaggggtatatataggcatcccccaaaatccaaccgttacaatatTATTGCCCAACCAGGTGGcaccgaaatgaatcttggtggtacagagttgcactaaatgtgggaacttttgaattctcggtgagaccgatatataaatcttggtggtacccacacgatgacctagggcagtttccaaatctcgatggtaccgatttcAATCTCAGAAATTTTGATTCTTGAAAGAGAGATACCAGAGAGTTCATCACTGTCTTTCGGTGGCGCAGAtatgaatgttggtggtaccgagagattagggtttggcaaaggacatGTCTGGTGGAAAATTGGTAGCGCCAAATGGAAAAACTTGGTGGCATTGATTTTGTtgttttggcttgggacagaggtTTTGGTGAGAGAaatgctgagtatttttggtggctatctctaagcacttgaggaaccaattcatcataatacctcacccccttttaatagcattggctttcctatggactcaaaagtgatttatcacaaatataaaatgtagagtcctcttgcttgaagcttgcccaatcctattcatttccattcatcaaggggtttctcctcacaatcctttagccaatgctctctgtggactatacgTGAAATATACcagggtaaaagtgttagtccaagagacaatgtatgttgtcatgaattatcaaaaccaccaagggagcatatgtgctttaacTTTTATAAGTTCAAACCTTCACTCCTTTCTTGTAGTGTCGCCTCCTCACCGACAATGTGCCTTCCTCCTGCTCGGCCTTCTCCATCTAGTCAGGTAATCCACACCTTCCCCATACCCCCcctccacccctcctcctccattTCACATGCCCTGACCGCCGGCGCGACACCTTCCACCAAAATCACCAGCCCACCCCTCACATAATCTCCATCGAAAGACATGGTGCACGCAGTATAGCCAGGATCTCAAGGAGCATCTGGCAGCAAAGAAGCAAATCACGACCGCACACGTGGATGAGGCCGTGATGGCAGCCATGCGTGTCGACCCCCAGATCTTGGAGAAGCACCTCGCCGTTGAGGCCACCGTCGACGCCTCGCGTGTGGTCATCACCACGTGGTTGGCTGCTTTACAAAACAACTCATTGTTTTTTCTCGAGGGCTCCACTCGTGTCTTCGACGACGATTACAAGTTGTTTTCTCAGCGTGCCCATGCTCTCGTCAACTCTAGAGCTGGCAGGTTGGTGCTCGAACATGTTGAGGCCACTCACCACTACAAGAAGGGCACCCACGATGTGAAGGCCTCGCCCTCATCCAAGTCCATCATTGTCGATATCTCCAACAACGAGGAATAGCTTGTTTTTAGCCTAATTACTAATGACATGTGTGTTCGGCTAGCTACGCCCATTAAGCATGTTTGCTTTACCTCATGCATGTTCTACTCCTGCCTTTCCTTAAGAAATTATAGTGAAATATGCAATGTAATGCTACTACACAATCTGACCTTCTAGTATGTTCTATTGTGCAATGTGATGCTCAGTTAACTCTTTGGTTGATTTGTTTTGGTGATCATATGTAATGTGGTCTTCAATTGTTGTTGgtacaattttgtattgttaTGCATGTGAAACATACAATGGCTCTATCTCCTAGTTCTTAGCATGCTTGGCTTTTCCATGTGGCTTGAATTAATATGCTGAATCTGCAATGCGTTTATTTTTCATTAACATATTTTACTGATAGCATACCAAATCTTACTTATAACCTGATCAATACCTATCTTAAATAAGTTACAGGGGAACAATGGGAGACACTGAAGTTTACCATCGAGGTTTTCATTTCATGATCCTTTGGCTAATAGCACATTACTGTGCAATTGCAGGAAGCATTCTAATATTTAGGTTTCTAATAATTTAGTCTTGCACATGTAGGTCCTGCTGTAAGAGGTTTAGACCCACGGTTGGACCCATTTTGCATGTGGAGAAACGACGTGTTCATGAATATCAATCAAATCAAGAAACTCACAAAGATTGTTAAGATAAAGAAACTAGCAACAAAAAACAGCAAGCTGTTTGTCtgcacaatgaagaagacatcatTCAACTATAGGATGGTACTATCTCTtttaccttgtgttttttcccttTGCGACATTTTAATTTTTCATAACAAAATTTGTGCATATATTTGTTTTAGTCCTTTCTAAAGCAGTTAATCTATGAATATGTCTCAAACCACCTATATGGTCAAGAGGTGAGGAACGTATATATTCATACAACACCCACGGTATAATCATGAAGTCTTCCTCAATAGGATGAGGATGGGCGAGCAACCATCCACATGCAGTGGCATAAAGTTGCAAGGGCCTTCGACATCAGTGAAGGCTCAATATTTGCCTGATTATTGGGGTTTTCTATTGCAGACGGTTTGTCATAGAACACCGTGAGCGATGACCTCAACAAACCCACACAGTTTGTGGAAAGTTGGCGTGTTGGATCAGTGAAAAATCACACACGACTTCCGGGCGGCAACTGTGTGCGTTAGAACACTCATTCACAAATGTTTTCACATAAAACGTGTGTGTGATGGACAGTCCTATGCCAAATAGTTTCTTCTAGTCACCGCGCGTGATGGCAACCCCTAACAGAGACGATGTTATATAGAGAATTGTGTGTGATGTACAATACAAACGGAAACGTATGTTTGGGATTCACTATGTGGGATGCTAAGCACATCTCACATGATTTCCCGAGTATATCTGTTTGTGACGGCCCTTTCAATCACACATGATATATTTTTGACCATCGTGTGTGACCTGGCGCAGGCATCACCGATGGGTTTTCCATGCGTGTGGGATAGCCTTCCCCCCTATCACCCACACATACAAGGCGACAGTTTGAGACTACGTGATGTAAAGGGTTAGAAACCGTTTGTATACCAGGCGCCTGCCCTAGTGACTTAAACATCAACCAATTTCTGTAACAATGCGCAGGTATTCTCTAGTGCGTATAGTTTTGTAATGATGTACTATACAAGAGGACATGCCATTCTATTCCTACATTTTTTTCCTATTCCCATGTTTTGATAATTTTGTGAATCAAAATTGGATGTAGAGCAAGTACTAGTACTATGGACCGTTGCATTTCATTTAAAAGACATAATTTGAAAAAACTTCacattcttctcctcttgttccatATGAAATATAACCAACTAAATAAGAACAAATAGCATAATACTCGTTAGTTCACTCCGAAAAAGGGTCTATCAAAAAACAGTTTTGTTCTTGTAAAATTCAATTGTTTATTTATTCTTGGAAAACTGTTTTCTGATAGACCCTTTCATTTGACAAAGCCATgcattcttctcttcttattccatATGAAAGTTTTGTTCTTGTAAAATTCAATTGCTTATTTATTCTACTCCATTTTTCTGGATATCAAAGTTCATTATAATTTCTTCATGATTCTTTTTGAGAAATTTGATACAAGCAGATAAGATGACATGCACGCTCATGAAATTGTTCCATAGACTCTACTCACCAAGGGTGCCCTCGCAACCCCTCCTTGCAAGGTGTTTCTTATATAAGTTTGAAAATAGTACCACAAAGAAGCGATGCTTATGGTTATGAACCTAAGACTACGCACAATGCAAGACACTCCAAGAGGTATTAGTAAAAATTTCTGATTAAGTGTCAACACTTATTTCTAAACCATATGTGCCTAAGAGAGTGCTGTTATATAAATAAGCGTCAACACTTCAGAAAAATTCAACCCATTTCTATAAGCACCTTGTGTTGTACCCCTTTATTTTTATTTACTCCACGTATTAGCTTTGATTGAAGTCAAAATTTATAAAGTTTGACTAAGTTTATAGTAAACAGTATGAACATTTACAATAACAAATCCATGACGGTATGGTGGATGCTTCAGTGTGACTCACGATGATGCGGAGTGGCTACGACCAGTTCCGCGACAAGACATGGATGACCCCTAGCGACCGGGGAATCGTCAAAGGTGTGAAGATGTCCCACCAATTGTCTAGTGTCTTTTTTCCAAGCACAAAGTACCGACGAATGCGACTATCGATCATCTATCAGCAAGATGCTGATTGGAGTACCGCTTCATGTCCGTGGTGAAAACTTTTGTCCCGACCTTTATTGATTGGGATCAACAACGATGAATTTGCATCATTACCTTGTTGAATGTGTTGTCTACTTGCAGTTGTACTTCTCTCCATTGGTTGGTCCGAGCACATGTGATGAAAATCATTGTTCATGGCATCTCTTTGATTAGACCGTCGACGATGATGAAAGGACATTTATGCCTTTTTGAAGGTGTTGTCGTAGAAGAAGTCAACTTAGTCGTAGGTATTTATTTCAAATATTGTAATGGTTCATCGGTAATTATTTTTTTCTACTATGTTTATTAATTAATAAAAATGTTTGTGTGCATCACAACGATGCATAGGCCGAGGGTTTcaatttcctttttattttttaacaAATCCATATGACGTGAAAAAAATGTTCAACAATAAATCTAATGTTATTGATTTGATGGTGTATATGTTAATATAATATTTCTACAAACTTGACCAAAGTTTGGCTTCACACAAAACTAATATGCAGAATAAAGAAAATGAAGAGAGTGCGTTGCCTTATGGTCCCAACCAAAGAGCATATTAGTGTTTTTCTTTATACCACTAAGGGTACATAGAAAAATAATGTATCCCTTCTATTGATATTATTTGTCGTTGATTTTGTATAAAGTTGTAGAGGGTATTCATGTATTTGCATAAAGTTGGATCCATAAACAACACACACTTGTGCGTCGTTTTCTTCCTCAAAATGTTTTTGTTAGAGAATGTTTCTAATAGTCTTTATGTTGTCATGATATGGTTAGTACCGATGATACTTTTTGTATTTCGTCAATCGCTGCTTTGGTcgctttgtttttatttcttttttctccgCTCAGACAAAGCTTTGATATTGTATGACTTTTTTCTTAGTTGGCGTTATTATTTATGTGTGTGTTGATGTTAGCTGTGTGTTTTTTAGGCATGCAGAGGTCAGGTGTCTACTTATTTTGTGAATCCATTTAAGTCAATAAAAAGTGTCCTTTATAAAAAAGATGTGTTGCAGTTTTATTTAATCTTATTAATGTATTACAGTTGAGTACGCGTAATAAGGGATATACGCTTTCGTTCAAAGGAGGCGCATAACTCTACGCGACCCTCTCCCACGCCGCGCCGCCCTGCCCCCCCTTCACCGCTTGTTCCCTCCTccctcgcctccccgccctcTCTCCCTTACCGACTCACCGTCTCCCTCGCTGGCCTCCGGCCTCCCTCTGCTGCTTGTTATTCGAGATCAGGGCAGAGGCGTCGGGGCACCTCTCGGCGGCGGAGCTTCGGGGTCTTCTCGGCGGTGAGCGGAGCAAGCCTCCCACCTCGGGCCTTGCACGCAGCGGTGTTGGACgaaggcggcggccggagctcggacGCCGAGGGGGCGGTGAGTTGACGCGACTGAAAGTAGCGGACGGGCTGCGCCaataccaccagcaccaccagcaccaccagcagGACCTCCCCCACCACTTTGATCCAGACGTCCTGGTATGCCCTAGTTCCGTTTCTCCCCCAATCGATGGATTATGAATCCCACTCACATTGTTGAACGGGCCACGATTACACAAATTGCTCCAAGATTTTTAATTACGGCACTCGGTCGTCCACCACTTTATTAACATGCTATAATTGCAGCCTCAGTTAGTTGATCAGTTCCCCTACTTTCTAGGTCGAGGTCCTGTTGCTCCACCGTCCAAGAATTGGCATCGCAAATGGTATTACTGCTGGTTCAAAACACATTTCTTCATTCCCACATGAACGCCTCTGTAGTGGTTTTGTTGTCTCTGTACTGAACTGTTCGAGTTGTTTCTGTTTCAGGAGGAAGAGCCCATAGAGCCACCACTTTACATCCATATCGAGACTAATGATTTTTCATACAGAAGGTTGATAGTTTTGTTGTGTATACATTTTGTTCCTATTATCAACCCACTGCGGAAGGAAGCATTGTGTCTTGCAGTTTTACAAACCAATGTGAATCTCATACTGGTGTATTGCTGCTTGTAGGCATAAGCGgcagaaggaggaggacataGCTGTGTGCGAGTGCCAGTATGATTTGATGGATCCAGATAGTGCATGTGGAGAGAGGTGCTGGAATGTCTCGACTAACACAGAGTGCACTCCTGGCTATTGCCGCTGTGGTGTATATTGCAAGAACCAGGTTAGTGGTTTTCACGTTTTGTTTTTTAGGTATTGCCGTATTGGTGCTACCACTGTGTGATTGTTTGGTCATTTTTTCTGATCTGTGTTGATGTTGATTTGCACGGAGCTACTGGCAAGAAGGAAAAAGATGTGTATGCACAGTTTGCTTTAGTTGAACCAGTATTTAGATGTCCAAGGATCGTTTCTAAATCCTCCCTCAAATCCTTTGAAGGTTCTGTATCACTCTGAGTTCAAATCCTGCCAATTATAACCACGAAATTAAATGCCTTTTATTGCTTTTCAAACTTTTGATGGAGTTTTAAAGTGAAGTGTTGCAATGCCGTGAATCTTGAACTAGTGGTAAATTGTGCTAGAAGTTACTTGATGTGTTTTCCAGTTTATTTATAAGCTTTTTTTGCCATTTCATCATTTTTCGTCTTTGTAGCGATTTCAAAAAAGTCAATATGCTAGAACAAGGCTGGTAAAAACTGAAGGGCGTGGATGGGGTCTTTTGGCTGATGAAAATATTACAGTGAGTCGGTGACTACATCTATTTTTATGTTTGTTCTGCTCACATCCCATTTAGTCAAGTATGTCTTTTGTCTTAATGGTATTTGTAGGCTGGACAATTTGTTAGTGAATATTGTGGAGAAGTAATATCATGGAAGGAAGCCAAGCGGAGATCTCAAGCATACGAAGACCAGGGTACACAGTTACAACACTCCTTCCAGTAATGGAATTGTCGCACCTTTTGCCCTCTATTTAGTAATTTGTCTGCTGTTCCCCATTAGGTTTAACGGAGTCTTATATTATTTACCTCAATGCTGATGAGTCTATTGATGCAACAAAGAAAGGGAGTCTGGCCAGATTTATCAACCATTCATGGTATGTTTGTAGCAAACACACAGTCCTTTActattttgtttcttttcttttcatTATTCCATCATTAGCTTTTATGCTTCCTTTTCCATCTTAGTGATAAAATGAAACAGTTTGTTATTGTACGTGCAGCCAGCCGAACTGTGAGACAAGAAAATGGACCGTCCTCGGGGAAGTAAGAGTTGGCATTTTTGCAAAGCAAGATGTTCCTATTGGAACGGAATTATCCTATGACTATAATTTTGAGTGGTTTGGTGGTGTGATGGTGCGGTGCCTCTGTGGAGCTACCGGATGTTCAGGGTTTCTTGGGGCAAAATCACGTGGTTTCCAGGTGGGTGGAACAATATGCTGTAAACATCTCATTAACTTAAGAGATCCTATTTCAGCTTGAGTTTTGACAGTAGGGTTTGGCAAAAGAAAGCACTGTTATCTTTCTGACCATTCAATTAAAGCTGCAGGGATTTACTGTAGAGTTTGGCCCTTCTTGCCCTTAGACTGATGATGCTCCAGAACAAAAACATTGATAGTTCTTTGGCTTGTCGCCTTGCATGTGTGCTGACACAACTATTTTGTGTTGCTTCATCTAAAAATTCTTTTGTGCTGTCCTTCTTGGGAGATTTTAGTGTAACTAGGAGCACTGTTTGCAATagtcacttcatggttaatgtagTGTAGCGAATCAGTCATCTCTCATTAATAGGACTTATTTGTTTGTGGTCATTGTTGGATCTTCCTTTTAAGTCAATATTTGGAACGTCCAACACTTGCCTAATGTGTGCTCTATTGTCTGTCATGTTTTAGGAGGCCACATATCTGtgggaagacgatgatgacaggTAAGCTTGTGCTTGTATGTTAGTCTTCTGTGGTAACCTTGTGCTTGCATGTTAGTCTGCTGTACAGAATAAAAGTTGACACACCGATGGTCGTTTAGAATTTTGCTTAATTGACGTAGGCTGATGAGAAGCTATCATTTAACTTACCTGGACAATTTGCTAGTTAAGATCTGGTTTGCTCAAAGGATACATATGCTTAGATAGTTTTCACTACGTGGATGATTATTTGCTATCAACCTTTTGTGCGGGTAATAAGAGACCTAACCAGAACCTTTCACTGCTCCTCAACTAGTATTTGCTACTTTAGTGTCTTGATTTATCAGCATTGAGAACCACTGGTCAGTAAAAGTATTCAGACCTCTGTTGCCCAAATCAACTTGTCCTGAGAGTGAACTTGTGCTGAAATAATGATGGAGACAACAATCCTGAGCACCAGTTAAAAAGTAAATACGTACATCACAAATAATTGAAAATACTAGGCAATACATAAAAATTCTGACCTCTTTTGCTCATGTCGACTCATCGTGATAAGTAAACGTTTATTATTGGAAGTGCTAAAATGTCAACGGTTCTGTGCATCAGTTAAGCAGCAAATATTTTCCATCTTAAATGGCAGGTTTTCTGTTGAAAATATCCCTCTTTATGACTCTACCGATGACGAACATACAAGCATTCC
This window encodes:
- the LOC123426724 gene encoding histone-lysine N-methyltransferase ASHH1: MEEEPIEPPLYIHIETNDFSYRRHKRQKEEDIAVCECQYDLMDPDSACGERCWNVSTNTECTPGYCRCGVYCKNQRFQKSQYARTRLVKTEGRGWGLLADENITAGQFVSEYCGEVISWKEAKRRSQAYEDQGLTESYIIYLNADESIDATKKGSLARFINHSCQPNCETRKWTVLGEVRVGIFAKQDVPIGTELSYDYNFEWFGGVMVRCLCGATGCSGFLGAKSRGFQEATYLWEDDDDRFSVENIPLYDSTDDEHTSIPKDTILAKDEAVTQENNSNIVHTTENLEIASSNEFTPLSVEPLTASSDNLTPMTIEPLIAVPVGVDIMENGLTEYGAQYSDDTVQNSMHKVAKLENQSSPQNNNHHTELVLARPEPKFRGGKAKRGLRKQLNVADICARLASAAARQEILFCEEVKKQATAEIDALYDEIRPAIEEHERDSQDNVSTSLAEQWIEASCCKYKAEFDLSAAIIKNLASTPLKAKEDVNPREQNGVLYLQNGP